GTCCGACGACGAGGAGAGGGCCCTGTACGACGCGCTGGGGCCGGGGAGGTACGACGACCCGTGGGAGGTCCGCCGCTACCGCGAGCGGCAGGAGGAGGCGGCGCGTGAGGCGAGGGCCCTGGAGGCGGAAAAGTGGGAGCAGAGAGGCGGGGCAGTAAACACGATCATAGGCTCTCTCATCTGCCTCGTCGGCCTTGACGCGTTAATCCCGTCCTACGTCCTCGGCCCCTGGGACTACGTGTTCAACGGCTTCGTCATCCTCTGCCTGCTGGTGGGGGCCCACCAGTTGTT
Above is a genomic segment from Nitrososphaerota archaeon containing:
- a CDS encoding DnaJ domain-containing protein, with the protein product MQTTSVQPSRTNGWDSAPGSKNFYEILGVSKGASKAEIADAFRKLALRYHPDRSKDGEAAVKFAEISEAYAVLSDDEERALYDALGPGRYDDPWEVRRYRERQEEAAREARALEAEKWEQRGGAVNTIIGSLICLVGLDALIPSYVLGPWDYVFNGFVILCLLVGAHQLFED